The following proteins are co-located in the Paludibaculum fermentans genome:
- a CDS encoding RNA recognition motif domain-containing protein, with amino-acid sequence MLRHGAPQKVSGEEPVILRLLLDCAAEPAEIRPAPSSPPSTSRLQGVNLKNIFVGNLDFGASEESIRTLFSSYGNVDRVSIVTDRETGRSRGFAFVEMSDSGEADRAIDALNGYNMGGRALNVNEARPKTNSGGGGGGGGYRQRREPRW; translated from the coding sequence GTGCTCCGGCACGGTGCACCCCAAAAGGTCAGCGGAGAGGAACCTGTTATACTGAGATTGCTACTTGATTGTGCCGCAGAACCGGCCGAGATCCGTCCCGCCCCGTCGAGCCCGCCTTCAACTAGTCGACTGCAAGGAGTTAACTTGAAGAATATTTTCGTCGGTAACCTGGATTTCGGCGCTTCCGAAGAGTCCATTCGCACCCTGTTTTCGTCGTACGGCAACGTCGACCGCGTCAGCATCGTCACCGATCGTGAGACTGGCCGCTCCCGCGGCTTCGCCTTTGTGGAAATGAGCGATTCGGGTGAAGCCGATCGCGCCATCGACGCCTTGAACGGTTACAACATGGGCGGTCGCGCCCTGAACGTCAATGAAGCCCGTCCGAAGACCAACAGCGGCGGCGGTGGTGGCGGCGGCGGCTACCGTCAGCGTCGCGAACCCCGCTGGTAG
- a CDS encoding DegQ family serine endoprotease: protein MMKHWKNRTGLAIAFAAALVVGGLGTAYASKVLASANPPATLKLADPNEGPNKLSFAPVVKRAYPTVVNISSSKVVRTPAGMSGMPPMDPFFEQFFGRNPGGRAIPKERREQSLGSGVIVSPEGYIITNNHVVDGATDIKVVLFDKRELQARLIGSDPKTDVAVLKVDVDDLPYITIADSSKVQVGDFALAIGNPFGVGKTVTMGIVSATGRGNLGIEDYEDFIQTDAPINPGNSGGALVNERGELVGINTAILSHGSGGNQGIGFAIPSNLVRQVMDSILKDGKVTRAYLGIVPQDVTPAIMRAFNVKDSKGALVGDVTPDGPAAKSGLQKGDIILEVNGSPIDDSNQLRNRISMMPVDSQAKLKVLRDGAVKNVEVTLGKLPTREERASNDKSNPDADLNGIQVEELTAGAARELGLPPTTAGVVVSDVDPDSPAADSGLRRGDVIQEVNRQKVRSVAEFNRAVQKSGKNPLLLVNRGGNTLYVAV from the coding sequence ATGATGAAGCATTGGAAGAATCGAACCGGTCTCGCCATCGCCTTCGCGGCGGCCTTGGTCGTGGGTGGTCTCGGAACCGCATACGCCTCGAAGGTGCTCGCGTCGGCCAACCCGCCGGCCACCCTCAAACTGGCCGATCCGAATGAAGGCCCCAACAAACTCAGCTTCGCCCCCGTGGTGAAGCGCGCCTACCCCACCGTGGTAAACATCTCGTCCTCGAAGGTCGTCCGTACCCCGGCCGGAATGTCCGGCATGCCGCCCATGGACCCCTTCTTTGAACAGTTCTTCGGCCGCAATCCCGGCGGCCGCGCCATTCCCAAGGAGCGCCGTGAACAGAGCCTCGGCTCCGGCGTCATCGTCAGCCCCGAAGGCTACATCATCACCAACAACCACGTGGTCGACGGCGCCACCGACATCAAAGTCGTGCTGTTCGACAAGCGCGAACTCCAGGCCCGCCTGATCGGCTCCGACCCCAAGACCGACGTCGCCGTGCTGAAAGTCGACGTCGACGACCTGCCTTACATCACCATCGCCGACTCCTCCAAAGTCCAGGTGGGCGACTTCGCCCTGGCCATCGGCAATCCCTTTGGCGTCGGCAAGACCGTCACCATGGGCATTGTCAGCGCCACCGGCCGCGGCAATCTCGGCATCGAGGATTACGAAGACTTCATCCAGACCGACGCGCCAATCAACCCCGGCAACTCCGGCGGCGCGCTGGTGAATGAGCGCGGCGAACTCGTGGGCATCAACACGGCCATCCTTTCGCACGGCTCCGGCGGCAACCAGGGCATCGGCTTCGCCATTCCTTCGAACCTGGTTCGCCAGGTGATGGACAGCATCCTGAAGGACGGCAAAGTCACCCGCGCTTACCTCGGCATCGTGCCGCAGGACGTCACCCCGGCCATCATGCGCGCCTTCAACGTGAAGGACAGCAAGGGCGCCCTGGTGGGCGATGTCACGCCCGACGGCCCGGCGGCCAAGAGCGGCCTCCAGAAGGGCGACATCATCCTCGAGGTGAACGGCTCGCCCATCGACGACAGCAACCAACTGCGCAACCGCATTTCGATGATGCCGGTCGACTCCCAGGCCAAACTGAAGGTCCTGCGGGACGGCGCAGTCAAGAACGTGGAAGTCACCCTCGGCAAGCTGCCCACCCGTGAGGAGCGCGCTTCCAACGACAAATCCAACCCCGATGCCGACCTGAACGGCATTCAGGTGGAAGAACTTACAGCCGGCGCCGCCCGGGAACTGGGCCTCCCGCCCACGACCGCCGGCGTAGTGGTCTCCGACGTGGATCCCGACAGCCCGGCAGCCGATTCCGGCCTGCGCCGTGGCGACGTAATCCAGGAAGTGAACCGCCAGAAGGTTCGGTCGGTGGCCGAATTCAATCGCGCGGTCCAGAAATCGGGCAAGAATCCACTCCTGCTCGTCAACCGTGGAGGCAACACCCTCTACGTAGCGGTCTGA
- a CDS encoding response regulator gives MPSIRVLLADDHKLMRSGLRLLVEQQPEFRVVGEAGDGRQAVALATELKPDVAVLDIGMPELNGIEAARQITEQLPETAVVMLSMHSDESYVLRALKAGARGYLLKDSAEADLVQAIVAVREGKSFFSPAVSQVLLEDYLRKLRKTGAEDSYELLSPREREILQLVAEGKSSKDVANLLNLSVYTVETHRANLMKKLNLKSMPELILYAVRKGVIS, from the coding sequence ATGCCTAGCATCCGTGTCCTCCTCGCCGACGATCACAAACTCATGCGGTCCGGGCTGCGCCTGCTCGTCGAGCAGCAGCCGGAGTTCCGGGTCGTGGGCGAAGCCGGCGATGGCCGCCAGGCCGTGGCGCTGGCCACGGAACTCAAGCCGGACGTGGCCGTCCTGGACATCGGCATGCCGGAACTCAATGGCATCGAGGCCGCCCGCCAGATCACTGAGCAGCTACCGGAGACGGCGGTAGTCATGCTCAGCATGCACTCCGACGAGTCGTACGTCCTCCGGGCTCTCAAGGCCGGCGCCCGCGGCTACCTGCTCAAGGACTCCGCCGAAGCGGACCTCGTCCAGGCCATCGTAGCCGTCCGCGAGGGCAAATCGTTCTTCAGTCCCGCCGTCAGCCAGGTTCTGCTGGAGGACTACCTCCGCAAACTTCGCAAAACCGGCGCCGAGGACTCCTACGAACTTCTCTCCCCCCGCGAACGCGAGATCCTCCAGTTGGTCGCCGAAGGCAAGTCGAGCAAGGACGTCGCCAACCTGTTGAATCTCAGCGTCTACACCGTCGAGACCCACCGCGCCAACCTGATGAAGAAGCTCAACCTCAAGAGCATGCCCGAACTCATCCTGTACGCCGTCCGCAAGGGCGTCATTTCCTGA
- a CDS encoding sensor histidine kinase, producing the protein MDSARSSSVQKLRAILLVSFSGLLGLLLFSGLDGLGVLSRLHDEEQQARRAFLIRNATLTQLRGSLLEYWQGLDRCIAENGWDDPRREREFVRLFAAVEGALSHYPNDGPVEEQNLIELLHTTLLQHQAMARSFIGRSDLPPLATGSMIMAGKVQILEISEEISRVNRRMLEESGYRLLARFDTLQGRLRLLLLITLLSGLLLAAGSFLYIVRLEREVDERSFELGQLSSRLVQAHEEERRSISRELHDEVGQSLGALLVDAGRLASLVPQEDEQARGYVAHIKSVAERTLQSVRNIALLLRPSMLDDLGLVPALEWQAREVSRHGEMEVEVHADDIPEDIPDDQKTCIYRVVQEALNNAARHASARQATVTLHYRDNKFELTVTDDGRGFDPKTTRGMGILGMDERVKRLGGSLSIQSAPGGATTLRAELPWTQPAAGANPVN; encoded by the coding sequence ATGGATAGCGCCAGATCGTCCTCCGTCCAGAAACTGCGGGCAATTCTCCTGGTCAGCTTCAGCGGCCTGCTGGGACTGCTGCTCTTCTCCGGCCTCGACGGCTTGGGCGTCCTCAGCCGCCTGCACGACGAGGAGCAGCAGGCGCGCCGGGCATTTCTGATCCGCAACGCCACGCTCACCCAACTCCGCGGCAGCCTCCTGGAATACTGGCAGGGCCTCGATCGCTGCATTGCCGAGAATGGCTGGGACGATCCGCGCAGGGAGCGGGAGTTCGTCCGCCTCTTCGCAGCCGTCGAAGGCGCGCTCAGCCACTATCCGAACGACGGCCCGGTCGAAGAGCAGAATCTGATTGAGCTCCTCCATACCACCCTGCTCCAGCACCAGGCCATGGCCCGCAGTTTCATCGGACGCAGCGACCTGCCGCCGCTCGCCACCGGCAGCATGATCATGGCCGGCAAGGTTCAGATTCTCGAGATCTCCGAGGAGATCAGCCGCGTCAACCGCCGCATGCTGGAGGAGTCGGGCTACCGCCTCCTGGCCCGCTTCGACACCCTGCAGGGCCGCCTGCGCCTGCTGCTGCTCATCACCCTGCTCTCGGGCCTCCTGCTCGCCGCCGGCAGCTTCCTCTACATCGTGCGCCTCGAGCGCGAGGTGGACGAACGGTCGTTCGAACTCGGCCAGCTCTCCTCCCGCCTGGTTCAGGCCCACGAGGAGGAGCGCCGCTCCATTTCGCGCGAACTGCACGATGAAGTCGGCCAGTCCCTGGGAGCCCTGCTGGTCGATGCCGGACGCCTTGCGTCGCTCGTGCCCCAGGAAGACGAACAGGCGCGCGGCTACGTCGCCCACATCAAGTCGGTGGCCGAACGCACGCTCCAGTCCGTCCGCAATATCGCCCTGCTGCTGCGCCCCTCCATGCTCGACGACCTCGGCCTCGTTCCGGCCCTGGAATGGCAGGCCCGCGAGGTCTCGCGCCACGGCGAGATGGAGGTGGAGGTCCACGCCGACGACATCCCGGAGGACATCCCCGACGACCAGAAGACCTGCATCTACCGCGTCGTCCAGGAGGCCTTGAACAATGCCGCCCGCCACGCTTCGGCACGCCAGGCCACCGTCACCCTGCACTACCGTGACAACAAATTCGAGCTGACGGTCACGGACGACGGCCGCGGCTTCGACCCCAAAACCACGCGCGGCATGGGCATTCTCGGCATGGACGAGCGCGTCAAGCGGCTCGGCGGCTCGCTCTCCATCCAGTCGGCGCCCGGCGGGGCCACCACCCTGCGTGCGGAACTGCCCTGGACCCAGCCTGCCGCCGGCGCGAACCCGGTAAACTAA
- a CDS encoding carbonic anhydrase, with protein MESYKKLLLANKAWVEDKLNIRPDYFDATATVQTPEFLWIGCSDSRVPAEDITGSAPGELFVHRNIANMVIHTDLNVLSVLQYAVEYLKIRHIIVCGHYNCGGVKNAMTRQDLGLINKWLRHIKDVYRINKRELDTIGDFQQRYDRMVELNVAEQVLHVAETSIVQRAWKAEHRPVIHGWVYDVRTGYLKAIAQMEPGSPMEGVYEYDYGDAPQGDDH; from the coding sequence ATGGAGTCTTACAAGAAACTGCTGCTCGCCAACAAGGCATGGGTCGAAGACAAGCTGAACATCCGGCCTGACTACTTCGACGCCACGGCTACCGTACAAACACCGGAATTCCTCTGGATTGGCTGCTCTGACTCGCGCGTGCCCGCCGAGGACATCACCGGTTCGGCGCCGGGCGAGCTCTTCGTCCACCGCAACATCGCCAACATGGTCATTCACACTGACCTGAACGTGCTGAGCGTCCTGCAGTATGCCGTAGAGTATCTGAAGATCCGCCACATCATCGTGTGCGGCCACTACAACTGCGGCGGCGTCAAGAACGCCATGACGCGGCAGGATCTCGGCCTCATCAACAAATGGCTGCGTCACATCAAGGACGTTTACCGCATCAACAAACGCGAGCTCGACACCATCGGCGACTTCCAGCAGCGCTACGACCGCATGGTGGAGCTGAACGTCGCCGAGCAGGTCCTGCACGTCGCGGAGACGTCCATCGTGCAGCGCGCCTGGAAAGCGGAGCACCGGCCCGTCATCCATGGCTGGGTCTATGACGTCCGCACCGGCTACCTCAAGGCCATCGCCCAGATGGAGCCCGGTTCGCCGATGGAGGGGGTCTACGAGTACGACTACGGCGACGCCCCTCAGGGCGACGATCACTAA
- a CDS encoding SulP family inorganic anion transporter, with protein sequence MFRFDGPAGTVVFLVALPLCLGIALASGAPLFSGIIAGIVGGIVVSVASGSQVSVSGPAAGLTVIVATAITALGSFQNFLATVVLAGGFQIIFSLLRAGSFGDYVPLSVIKGMLAAIGLVIILKQIPHALGRDADYEGSFSFLEKGTSNTLTDILEAVLSCSPGALLITGLCLLILLFWDQVAASGPKFLAFIPAPLLVVATGIGMNQLFHAFFPFLELTDKAHLVSLPVSASITEFAQQFTFPNFAILANPQAIMTAATLAVVGSLESLLSLEAGDKLDPYKRISPPNRELFAQGAGNIVSGLIGGLPVTSVVVRTSANVYSGARTWISSFTHGILLLVSAMFIPALLNLTPLCALAAILLAVGYKLTKIDLYKAQFAAGYAQFIPFIVTVMAIVFTDLLKGVLIGMAFGLFFVIHSNHHKAFVLVKQDNWYLIRFTKDTTFVNKAELKNLLRSIPDGATLQIDATRAIYIDRDIFEVVSDFQKSASFKNIDIEYRNFASAR encoded by the coding sequence TTGTTTCGATTCGACGGCCCCGCGGGGACGGTCGTCTTTCTGGTTGCCTTACCACTTTGCCTGGGCATCGCCCTTGCCTCCGGCGCTCCGCTGTTCTCCGGCATCATCGCCGGAATCGTCGGCGGAATCGTCGTATCCGTCGCCTCCGGCTCACAGGTGAGCGTCTCCGGCCCTGCAGCCGGATTGACCGTCATCGTGGCCACGGCGATTACCGCTCTGGGCAGCTTTCAGAACTTCCTGGCCACCGTCGTTCTGGCCGGCGGCTTTCAGATCATCTTCTCCCTGCTGCGGGCAGGCTCGTTCGGCGATTATGTGCCCCTCTCGGTCATCAAGGGCATGCTGGCCGCCATCGGCCTGGTGATCATCCTCAAGCAGATCCCGCACGCCCTCGGCCGTGACGCCGACTACGAAGGCAGCTTCTCGTTTCTCGAGAAAGGCACGTCCAACACGCTCACCGACATTCTCGAAGCCGTGCTGTCGTGCTCGCCCGGCGCGTTGCTGATCACAGGCCTCTGCCTGCTCATCCTCCTCTTTTGGGATCAGGTGGCCGCCAGCGGGCCGAAGTTCCTGGCGTTCATTCCCGCGCCGCTGCTCGTGGTCGCCACTGGCATCGGCATGAACCAACTGTTTCACGCGTTCTTCCCGTTCCTGGAACTCACCGACAAAGCGCATCTCGTATCGCTTCCGGTCTCCGCCTCCATCACCGAGTTCGCCCAACAGTTCACGTTCCCCAACTTCGCGATCCTGGCGAATCCACAGGCCATCATGACGGCCGCCACGCTCGCCGTGGTCGGCTCCCTCGAATCGCTCCTCTCCCTCGAGGCTGGCGACAAACTGGACCCATACAAGCGAATCTCTCCCCCCAATCGGGAGCTTTTCGCTCAAGGCGCGGGGAACATCGTCTCAGGCCTGATCGGCGGGCTGCCGGTTACCTCCGTGGTAGTCCGCACCTCCGCCAACGTCTACTCCGGAGCCCGCACCTGGATCTCGTCCTTTACGCACGGCATCCTGCTGCTCGTCTCCGCGATGTTCATCCCCGCCCTGCTGAACCTCACCCCACTCTGCGCCCTGGCCGCCATCCTTCTCGCCGTCGGCTACAAACTCACCAAGATCGACCTCTACAAAGCTCAGTTCGCCGCTGGCTACGCCCAGTTCATCCCGTTCATCGTCACCGTAATGGCGATCGTCTTCACAGACCTGCTGAAGGGCGTCCTCATCGGCATGGCCTTTGGGCTGTTCTTCGTCATTCACTCCAACCACCACAAGGCGTTCGTGCTGGTGAAGCAGGACAACTGGTATCTCATCCGCTTCACCAAGGACACCACCTTCGTGAACAAGGCGGAACTGAAGAACCTGCTGCGTTCCATCCCGGACGGCGCCACCCTCCAGATCGATGCCACTCGCGCCATCTATATCGATCGTGACATCTTCGAAGTAGTCTCCGATTTCCAGAAGTCGGCGTCCTTCAAGAACATCGACATCGAGTACCGCAATTTCGCCTCTGCCCGCTAG
- the secD gene encoding protein translocase subunit SecD gives MPSRLRWKWIVIFAVVLACLTGVAGLPTSMEQLTANWHKSMRLGLDLKGGSHIVLQIQVQDAFKAEADLLIERLNERLQKEQLPYGSIERNEPGSIETAESIQVDVRGVPSERSSDFRRVAADVLGSEWVLTPVNSDTYRVNIRKEAAIQLRQDTLARSINTIEKKINGLGVAESSVQQRGGSGGETEILVQLPGVDDPARVKGILQTSALLELCEVKGGPFASREAAISQHGGVMPLNSKLVRSTTRAGVGNEPAWYLLSRSPVITGRDLRDAKPMPGENPGQWDTSFVLTQDAAQRFHRFTSANIGKNLAIVLDNSVISAPRIDSAISDQGRIMGAADQQTASDLALNLRSGSLPAGAKVIEERTVGPSLGADSIRRGILAGLVGLALVVASMVAYYRGAGVNSVIALMLNTLMTVAALSYIDATWTLPGIAGLVLSIGMAVDSNVLIFERIKEEMRGGKIVPAAIAAGFDRALTIIIDTHVTTVVASAFLFLFGTGPVRGFAVTLVIGLIANLFTAVFVSRAIFDLKVWRNPRLSSLSIGKEMFEQPKIDFLSKRALTLGLSVLAIVISIGSLVIKGGPNYGLDFRGGSLISVKFDGKPSLDQLRGYLTARLPGAVSLQESQGTSEVLIGTELADESQLEKTRLIVEQTLREKYGLANGKLDLNTANVGALDETLSKALPEAGVGLNDQERHDLAKRITDFRDKVHSGLIGNMDELSKVAGVDGKVLTALKQETGLGHFNIRSAEIVGPKAGAHLRQQALMATLCALGGMLIYVAFRFEWISGAAAVIATIHDIVITLGLFSLTNREIDLNIIAALLTLIGYSMNDKIVVFDRVRENMQHGVRGRSFLALVNESINQTLSRTLLTAGPTLLACLSLYFLGGEVLNGIAFALFAGVVVGTYSSIFVASALLVMWHSRKNASAPPAVRTGEVLAAK, from the coding sequence ATGCCCAGTCGATTGCGCTGGAAATGGATTGTGATTTTTGCCGTGGTACTGGCCTGCCTGACGGGTGTCGCCGGCCTGCCCACGTCGATGGAGCAGTTGACCGCCAACTGGCACAAGAGTATGCGTTTGGGGCTCGACCTGAAGGGCGGCAGCCACATTGTTCTCCAGATTCAGGTGCAGGACGCCTTCAAAGCGGAGGCCGATCTACTCATTGAGCGGCTGAACGAACGGCTGCAGAAAGAACAACTGCCGTACGGTTCGATTGAACGGAACGAGCCGGGTTCGATTGAGACGGCGGAGAGCATTCAGGTGGATGTCCGTGGCGTGCCGTCCGAGCGCTCCAGCGATTTCCGCCGGGTAGCGGCCGACGTCCTCGGATCCGAGTGGGTCCTGACGCCGGTGAACTCCGATACGTACCGCGTGAACATCCGCAAGGAAGCGGCGATTCAACTGCGGCAGGACACGCTGGCCCGCAGCATCAACACGATTGAGAAGAAGATCAACGGGTTGGGTGTGGCGGAATCGAGCGTCCAGCAGAGGGGCGGCAGCGGCGGAGAGACGGAGATCCTGGTGCAGTTGCCGGGTGTCGACGATCCGGCGCGTGTGAAGGGGATTCTGCAGACTTCGGCGCTGCTGGAACTGTGCGAAGTGAAGGGCGGACCGTTCGCTTCGCGGGAGGCGGCCATCAGCCAGCATGGCGGGGTGATGCCGCTGAATTCCAAGCTGGTTCGCAGCACGACGCGAGCCGGGGTGGGCAACGAGCCCGCCTGGTATCTGCTTTCGCGGTCGCCTGTGATCACGGGACGGGACCTGCGGGACGCCAAGCCCATGCCGGGTGAGAATCCGGGGCAATGGGACACAAGCTTTGTCCTGACGCAGGACGCCGCACAGCGATTCCATCGCTTCACCAGCGCGAACATCGGGAAGAATTTGGCGATTGTGCTGGACAACTCGGTGATCAGCGCTCCGCGGATCGATTCCGCCATTTCGGACCAGGGCCGCATCATGGGCGCGGCGGATCAGCAGACGGCGTCGGACCTCGCGTTGAATCTGCGGTCGGGCTCACTGCCCGCGGGCGCGAAGGTGATTGAAGAGCGGACGGTTGGACCATCGCTGGGCGCGGATTCGATCCGGCGCGGCATCCTGGCGGGGCTTGTCGGCCTGGCGCTGGTGGTGGCGTCGATGGTGGCGTACTACCGCGGCGCCGGAGTGAACTCAGTGATCGCGCTGATGCTGAACACGCTGATGACCGTGGCCGCGCTCAGCTACATCGACGCGACCTGGACCTTGCCGGGCATCGCCGGACTTGTGCTTTCGATCGGCATGGCGGTGGATTCCAATGTGTTGATCTTCGAACGCATCAAGGAGGAGATGCGGGGCGGCAAGATCGTCCCGGCGGCCATTGCAGCCGGGTTTGACCGGGCCCTGACGATCATCATCGACACGCACGTGACGACGGTGGTGGCCAGCGCGTTCCTGTTCCTCTTCGGGACCGGGCCGGTGCGCGGCTTCGCCGTCACCCTGGTGATTGGCCTGATCGCGAATCTGTTCACCGCGGTGTTTGTCTCCCGCGCCATCTTCGACCTGAAGGTGTGGCGCAACCCGCGGCTGAGCAGCCTGAGCATCGGCAAGGAGATGTTCGAGCAGCCGAAGATTGATTTCCTGTCCAAGCGGGCGCTGACGCTGGGGCTCTCGGTGCTGGCGATTGTGATCAGCATTGGCAGCCTGGTGATCAAGGGCGGACCGAACTATGGACTGGATTTCCGCGGCGGGTCGCTCATCAGTGTGAAGTTTGATGGAAAGCCCTCGCTGGACCAACTGCGGGGCTACCTCACGGCCCGTTTGCCGGGCGCGGTGAGCCTGCAGGAATCGCAGGGGACCAGCGAAGTCCTCATCGGGACCGAACTGGCCGATGAATCGCAGTTGGAGAAGACGCGGCTGATCGTCGAGCAGACCCTGCGTGAGAAGTACGGCCTGGCGAACGGCAAGTTGGATCTGAACACGGCCAACGTTGGCGCGCTGGACGAGACACTGTCGAAGGCGCTGCCGGAAGCGGGGGTGGGCCTCAACGACCAGGAGCGGCACGACCTGGCGAAGCGGATCACCGACTTCCGCGACAAGGTGCACAGCGGCCTGATCGGCAACATGGACGAACTGTCGAAGGTGGCGGGCGTCGATGGAAAGGTGCTGACTGCCCTGAAACAGGAGACCGGCCTGGGCCACTTCAACATCCGCTCGGCGGAGATAGTGGGTCCGAAGGCGGGGGCGCACCTGCGGCAGCAGGCGTTGATGGCGACACTTTGTGCTTTGGGCGGGATGCTGATCTACGTGGCATTCCGCTTTGAGTGGATCTCCGGCGCGGCGGCGGTGATCGCGACGATCCATGACATTGTCATCACGCTGGGTCTGTTCTCGCTCACCAACCGCGAGATCGACCTGAACATCATTGCCGCGCTGCTGACGTTGATCGGCTATTCGATGAACGACAAGATTGTCGTCTTCGACCGGGTACGCGAGAACATGCAGCACGGGGTGCGGGGGCGTTCGTTCCTCGCGCTGGTGAACGAGTCGATCAACCAGACGTTGAGCCGTACCCTGTTGACGGCGGGCCCGACGCTGCTGGCGTGTCTCTCGTTGTATTTCCTAGGCGGCGAGGTGCTGAACGGCATCGCGTTTGCCTTGTTCGCGGGCGTGGTTGTGGGCACGTACTCGTCGATCTTCGTGGCGAGTGCGCTGCTGGTGATGTGGCACTCACGGAAGAATGCCTCGGCGCCGCCGGCCGTGCGCACTGGTGAGGTGCTGGCCGCCAAGTAG